From the genome of Malus domestica chromosome 04, GDT2T_hap1, one region includes:
- the LOC139194921 gene encoding pectin acetylesterase 10-like, with protein MKLFWVSIVISLAFSKWVAGFMEYGYNETEIALLEGYGEAKVGANLLMVGLTLIRGAGAKRAVCLDGTLPGYHLHRGYGSGANSWLIQLEGGGWCNNIRTCVYRKTSRRGSSKYMEKQVAFSGILSNKAQENPDFFNWNRVKVRYCDGASFTGDSEHKAKQLQFRGERIWLAAMEDLKSKGMRYAKQALLSGCSAGGLAAILHCDKFRGLMPGYTKVKCLSDAGLFLDAHDVSGGHTLRNLYSGIVGLQGVKPNLPHYCTNHLDPTSCFFPQNLISSVKTPLFILNAAYDSWQIQSSLAPPAADPAGYWRNCRLNHAKCTSSQINFLQGFRNQMLNAVKRFSMSKQNGLFINSCFAHCQSERQDTWFADDSPVIGNKAIAIAVGDWYFDRTSVKAVDCPYPCDNSCHNLNFERA; from the exons atgAAGCTTTTCTGGGTTAGCATTGTAATTTCACTTGCTTTCAGCAAATGGGTTGCTGGGTTTATGGAGTACGGATACAATGAAACAGAGATTGCATTGTTGGAGGGCTACGGGGAGGCCAAGGTCGGAGCTAACTTGCTGATGGTTGGACTAACCCTCATTCGAGGAGCTGGAGCTAAACGAGCAG TCTGCTTGGATGGAACCTTACCGGGGTATCATTTGCATCGCGGATATGGATCAGGAGCAAATAGTTGGCTCATTCAATTGGAG GGGGGAGGATGGTGTAACAACATTAGAACTTGTGTTTACCGAAAAACATCAAGGCGGGGATCATCAAAATACATGGAAAAACAGGTAGCATTTAGTGGAATACTGAGCAATAAAGCCCAAGAAAATCCTG ATTTTTTCAACTGGAACAGAGTAAAGGTTCGTTATTGCGATGGTGCTTCTTTTACTGGGGATAGTGAACACAAG GCTAAACAACTGCAATTTAGAGGGGAGCGTATATGGTTGGCTGCAATGGAGGACTTGAAATCAAAGGGCATGCGCTACGCCAAGCAG GCTCTTCTTTCAGGTTGCTCTGCCGGAGGTCTGGCAGCTATTTTGCACTGTGATAAGTTCCGAGGTTTAATGCCAGGATATACAAAGGTGAAGTGCCTGAGTGATGCTGGATTGTTTCTTGATGC GCATGACGTTTCTGGTGGACACACACTCAGGAATTTATATAGTGGCATCGTTGGCTTGCAG GGGGTGAAACCAAATCTGCCACATTATTGCACTAATCACCTTGATCCGACTTCG TGCTTCTTCCCTCAGAACTTGATCTCCAGCGTCAAAACCCCACTGTTTATACTCAATGCAGCATATGATTCGTGGCAG ATCCAGTCCAGTTTAGCTCCACCGGCAGCAGATCCTGCCGGCTACTGGCGCAATTGCAGATTAAACCATGCAAAATGTACTTCATCGCAGATCAATTTTCTTCAAG GATTCAGGAATCAAATGCTGAATGCAGTAAAACGGTTCTCTATGTCTAAACAAAACGGGCTGTTTATAAATTCGTGTTTTGCGCACTGCCAATCCGAGAGGCAGGATACATGGTTTGCTGATGATTCTCCAGTTATTGGAAACAAG GCAATTGCTATAGCAGTTGGAGATTGGTATTTCGACAGAACAAGCGTGAAGGCCGTAGATTGTCCCTACCCATGTGACAATTCGTGCCACAATCTGAATTTCGAAAGAGCTTAG
- the LOC103427667 gene encoding pectin acetylesterase 12-like, producing the protein MVKFLWVGIVTALVFRIWVDGFVEEKNFDETVPSLLETYGSSEAANDILMVGLTLVKGAAAKGAVCLDGTVPAYHLHRGYGLGANSWLIHLQGGAWCNDTKSCSNRKLSPYGSSAHMEPEIAFSGILSNHSEENPEFFNWNRVELRYCDGASFSGEGENQAAKLKFRGQRIWLAAMDDLMSRGMRNANHALLSGCSAGGLSSILHCDEFRGLFPTTTKVKCLSDAGFFLDAVDISGERTMRDFYSGVVSLQGVQENLPRFCTSHLDPTSCFFPENLIVNLTTPLFILNSAYDSWQINNSLAPPSADPHGEWKSCRYNLASCSASQMQILQGFRNQMLNAVKQFSMPNQNGMFINSCLVHCQTEKSAWYANESPALGNKTIAEAVGDWYFDRSEVKVVDETCRHLALE; encoded by the exons ATGGTGAAGTTCTTGTGGGTTGGCATTGTAACAGCACTTGTTTTCAGAATTTGGGTTGATGGGTTTGTGGAAGAGAAGAATTTTGATGAGACGGTGCCGTCTTTGTTGGAGACATATGGAAGCTCCGAGGCTGCAAATGACATACTCATGGTAGGGCTAACACTCGTCAAAGGAGCTGCTGCCAAAGGAGCAG TCTGCTTGGATGGAACAGTACCTGCTTACCATTTGCATCGTGGATATGGATTGGGGGCGAACAGTTGGCTCATTCACCTTCAG GGAGGAGCATGGTGTAACGACACCAAAAGTTGTTCTAACCGCAAGCTTTCACCTTATGGATCATCAGCGCACATGGAACCAGAGATAGCATTTTCTGGAATACTAAGCAATCACTCTGAAGAAAATCCCG AGTTTTTCAACTGGAATAGAGTAGAGCTCCGGTATTGTGACGGTGCTTCATTTTCTGGGGAGGGCGAAAATCAG GCAGCAAAACTGAAATTTAGAGGACAGCGTATATGGTTAGCTGCAATGGACGATTTGATGTCAAGGGGAATGCGCAACGCGAATCAT GCTCTTCTTTCTGGTTGCTCTGCCGGCGGTCTGTCATCAATTTTGCACTGTGATGAATTTCGGGGCTTGTTTCCCACAACTACAAAAGTGAAGTGCCTGAGTGATGCTGGATTTTTTCTTGACGC GGTTGATATTTCTGGTGAACGCACAATGAGGGATTTTTATAGTGGTGTAGTAAGCTTGCAGGGGGTGCAAGAAAATCTGCCGCGATTCTGTACTAGTCACCTCGATCCTACTTCg TGCTTCTTCCCCGAGAACTTAATTGTGAACCTTACAACCCCGCTATTTATACTCAATTCTGCATATGATTCATGGCAG ATCAATAACAGTTTAGCTCCACCATCAGCAGATCCGCACGGCGAGTGGAAGAGTTGCAGATATAACCTTGCAAGTTGTTCCGCATCACAGATGCAAATTCTTCAAG GATTCAGGAATCAAATGCTGAATGCAGTAAAACAATTCTCAATGCCTAATCAAAATGGGATGTTCATAAATTCGTGTTTGGTGCACTGTCAAACGGAGAAAAGTGCATGGTATGCTAATGAATCTCCAGCTCTTGGAAACAAG ACAATTGCAGAAGCTGTTGGAGATTGGTATTTTGATAGATCAGAGGTTAAGGTTGTTGATGAAACTTGCCGCCATCTGGCCCTCGAATGA
- the LOC114824426 gene encoding pectin acetylesterase 2-like, whose protein sequence is MVKFLWIGIVTALVFRTWVDGFVEEKNLDETVPSLSETNGSSQAFNDTLLMVEPTLVKEAAAKGAVCLDGTASAYHLHRGYGSGANSWLIHLQGGAWCNDTKSCSNRTTSLFGLGSSAYMEPYMAFSGILSNQSEENPEFFNWNRVELRYCDGASFSGDSERQEAKLQFRGQRIWLSAMDDLMSKGMRDAKNALLCGCSAGGLSAILHCDEFRGLFPTTTKVKCLSDAGFFLDAVDISGERTLRDYYSGVVSLQGVQENLPRFCTSHLDPTSCFFPENLIVNITTPLFILNSAYDSWQINNSLVPPSADPCGEWDSCRYNLASCSASQMQILQGFRNQMLNAVKQFSMPNQNGMFINSCLVHCQTKESALFAHEFPALGNKTIGEALGDWYFDRSVVKVVDETCCDLALD, encoded by the exons ATGGTGAAGTTCTTGTGGATTGGCATTGTAACAGCACTTGTGTTCAGAACTTGGGTTGATGGGTTTGTGGAAGAGAAGAATCTTGATGAGACGGTGCCATCTTTGTCGGAGACCAATGGAAGCTCCCAGGCTTTTAATGACACACTACTCATGGTAGAGCCAACACTCGTCAAAGAAGCTGCTGCTAAAGGAGCAG TCTGCTTGGATGGAACAGCGTCTGCTTATCATTTACATCGTGGATATGGATCGGGAGCGAACAGTTGGCTCATTCACCTTCAG GGAGGAGCATGGTGTAACGACACCAAAAGTTGTTCTAACCGCACAACTTCACTTTTCGGATTGGGATCATCAGCGTACATGGAACCATATATGGCATTTTCTGGAATATTAAGCAATCAATCTGAGGAAAATCCCG AGTTTTTCAACTGGAATAGAGTAGAGCTCCGCTATTGTGACGGTGCTTCATTTTCTGGGGACAGCGAACGTCAG GAAGCAAAACTGCAATTTAGAGGACAGCGTATATGGTTATCTGCAATGGACGATTTGATGTCAAAGGGAATGCGTGACGCGAAAAAT gcTCTTCTTTGTGGTTGCTCTGCCGGCGGTCTGTCAGCAATTTTGCACTGCGATGAGTTTCGGGGCTTGTTTCCCACAACTACAAAAGTGAAGTGCCTGAGTGATGCTGGATTTTTTCTTGACGC GGTTGATATTTCCGGTGAACGCACACTGAGGGATTATTATAGTGGTGTTGTAAGCTTGCAGGGGGTGCAAGAAAATCTGCCGCGATTCTGTACTAGTCACCTCGATCCTACTTCG TGCTTCTTCCCGGAGAACTTAATTGTGAACATTACAACCCCGCTATTTATACTCAATTCAGCATACGATTCGTGGCAG ATCAATAACAGTTTAGTTCCACCATCAGCAGATCCGTGTGGCGAGTGGGATAGTTGCAGATATAACCTTGCAAGTTGTTCTGCATCACAGATGCAAATTCTGCAAG GATTCAGGAATCAAATGCTGAATGCAGTAAAACAATTCTCAATGCCTAATCAAAATGGGATGTTCATAAATTCGTGTTTGGTGCACTGTCAAACGAAGGAAAGTGCATTGTTTGCTCATGAATTTCCAGCTCTTGGAAACAAG ACAATTGGAGAAGCTCTTGGAGATTGGTATTTTGATAGATCAGTGGTTAAGGTTGTTGATGAAACTTGCTGCGATCTGGCTCTCGACTGA